The Nitrosomonas communis genome has a segment encoding these proteins:
- a CDS encoding type II secretion system F family protein has protein sequence MSAVIGRPDKKVKETSFSWEGKDRSGKVVKGEMRAAGAIVVTSTLRRQGIRVTKVTKTKIKGTIRDKDITLFTRQLATMMKSGVPLLQAFDIVGKGHSNQAVGKLLMDIKMDIETGSSLANAFRKYPLYFDALFCNLVAAGEAAGILDDLLDRLATYKEKIQAIKGKIKSALFYPISIIVVAFIITAVIMIFVIPAFKELFQNFGADLPAPTLMIMALSDFFVDYWWAIFGGIGLGLYAFFYIWKRSTAMQRIMDRLVLRLPIFGEVIRKATVARWARTLSTMFAAGVPLVEAMDSVAGAAGNHIYFDATKKIQIEVSTGSSLVDAMTQTNVFSNMVLQMVAIGEESGSLDSMLSKIADFFEAEVDNAVEALSSLMEPVIMVVLGTLIGGMVVAMYLPIFKMGQVVG, from the coding sequence AAAGAAACGAGCTTCTCATGGGAAGGTAAAGACAGATCTGGCAAAGTAGTTAAAGGAGAAATGCGCGCAGCAGGTGCTATCGTTGTTACCTCTACTCTACGCCGCCAGGGTATCCGCGTCACAAAAGTGACTAAAACCAAAATAAAGGGAACCATCAGGGATAAAGACATTACTTTGTTTACGCGCCAGCTTGCCACCATGATGAAATCTGGCGTTCCTCTGTTACAAGCCTTCGATATCGTAGGCAAGGGGCATAGTAATCAGGCAGTCGGTAAATTATTGATGGATATAAAAATGGATATTGAAACAGGGAGTAGTCTGGCAAATGCTTTTCGAAAATATCCACTCTACTTTGATGCCTTGTTTTGTAATCTTGTGGCAGCAGGAGAAGCAGCGGGTATCCTTGATGATTTGTTAGATCGCTTAGCGACTTATAAGGAAAAAATTCAGGCAATCAAAGGAAAAATTAAATCCGCGCTATTTTACCCCATATCCATTATAGTAGTTGCCTTTATCATTACAGCAGTCATCATGATTTTTGTTATTCCTGCCTTCAAAGAATTATTCCAGAATTTTGGCGCGGATCTCCCAGCACCGACGTTAATGATTATGGCTCTTTCGGATTTCTTTGTCGATTATTGGTGGGCAATATTTGGCGGAATAGGGTTGGGGCTTTATGCTTTCTTTTATATATGGAAACGTTCAACAGCTATGCAACGTATTATGGACCGGCTTGTATTGAGATTACCTATTTTTGGAGAGGTGATCAGGAAAGCGACGGTGGCACGCTGGGCTCGCACGCTTTCCACCATGTTTGCTGCAGGCGTTCCACTCGTTGAAGCAATGGACTCAGTTGCAGGTGCTGCAGGGAACCACATTTATTTTGATGCGACTAAAAAAATTCAGATAGAAGTAAGTACAGGGAGTAGCTTAGTAGATGCGATGACGCAGACTAACGTCTTTTCTAACATGGTTCTACAAATGGTAGCCATTGGAGAAGAATCTGGTTCTCTGGATTCGATGTTAAGTAAAATCGCAGATTTTTTTGAAGCAGAGGTAGATAATGCGGTAGAAGCGCTCTCCAGCCTGATGGAACCCGTGATCATGGTAGTCCTTGGCACCCTCATCGGGGGCATGGTTGTCGCCATGTACTTACCTATCTTCAAAATGGGCCAAGTCGTTGGCTAG